CTCTTACACACCGGGTGTTCAGTGCAGGTGCACCAGTGCTCCAAACATGTCACACCTCCTGTTCTCCACTGGTTCCCCCTTTTCCGACCCTCACACCCACTGTTTTAATCCCACGGGAAGCTAGCCCTTGGGATGGGGTGTCTCACAAAGCCACCACTTTACAGCAATGGAGTTTTAATCAAGTCCCTGAGATACTAATTGCTTGTTGAATGCAGGAGATTGTGTGGTTCATTGAACAGGGTGTAGGACAGGCAGTGGGTTCCACGCTTGCCTCTACCACAATCGCTCTGTGACATCAAGCTTGGCCTGCCTCTACAATGGGGATAGTGTTAATGGTGCTATTTAAAGTGCTTAGAGATCTCTAACTGGGAAGTGCTGTGTGAGTAGTAAGTGTCTCAGATTCAGCCTCTAAATAATTTTGCAGCTTTTCTTTCACTCAGACACGCCCTGCTCAGCTTCTGCCTTTAAACCCAGTCCCCAAAGTTCTTTGTTTTTGTGACACTGGAGTGATTCTGAAGCAAAGGGGAAGCTTGCTAGAGCCCTCTGCATAGCACTACCCAGAATGCTTTGCCAGTACCCAGCAGTGCCACCCCCTGAGCCCTGGGAACACATGGAAAGGTCCAGGAGTGGTTTGCAGTAGCCCCAAAGGTTTTCTGGGGCACTCTGCAGAGCCAGTTTTGGGGATGGGTTCAGCCCTCCTTAGTCACTGGGACTTTACTGTGTTTAGCTTTGGCCTTTGTAAAGAGCTGGTCGCAAGGAAGCTTGTAggacatttttaataaaatggtTTTAGTATCTTTCAGAATAAACACAGGAAACTTCTTGTTGGAAGTGCAGGTGGAAGGCAGGCCCGGCTGGCTCCTGGCATGTCATGAGCGGTGGAATCTCTCCCTGGGGACTCTGATCTGTAGGCAGCTGGGATACCTCCAGTAAGTGATACTCCTCTGAGCATAGACCTAGTCGGCCAGTCTCAGGTACAGGTCTTTGATTTGGCATTTTGATGAAGATAGTGCAGAAGTAATGTGatcagagcacaggactgggagccacgGACCGTAGAGTTACTGATATTTATTTGGGGCCTAGATTCAGCTGAAATGGAGTcccattcatagattctaggactggaagggacctcgagaggtcatcgagtccagttccctgcccccgtggcaggaccaaatactgtctagaccatctctgatggacatttatttaacctactcttaattatctccagagatggagattccacaacctccctaggcaatttattccagtgtttaaccaccctgacagttaggaactttttcctaattacaacctaaatctcccttgctgcagtttaagcccattgcttcttgttctatccttagaggctaaggtgaacaagttttctccctcctccttatgacacccttttagatacctgaaaactgctatcatgtcccctctcagtcttctcttttccaaactaaataaacccaattctttcagccttccttcataggtcatgttctcaagacctttaatcattcttgttgctcttctctggaccctctccaatttctccacatctttcttgaaactggacacaatactccagttgaggcctaaccagcacacaggagagcggaagaatgacttctcacgtcttgctcacaacacacctgttaatgtatcccagaatcacgtttgctttttttgcaaaagcatcacactgttgactcatatttagcttgtggtccattataacccctagatccctttctgccgtactccttcctagacagtctcttcccattctgtatgtgtgaaactgattgttccttcctaagtggagcactttgcatttgtctttgttaaatttcatcctgtttacctcagaccatttctccaatttgtccagatcattttgaattatgaccttgtactccaaagcagttgcaatccctcccagtttggtatcatctgcaaacttaataagcatactttctatgccaacatctaagtcgttgatgaaaatattgaacagagccggtcccaaaacagacccctgcggaaccccacttgttatacctttccagcaggattgggagccattaataactactctctgagtacggttatccagccagttatgcacccaccttatagtagccccatctaaattgtatttgcctagtttatcgataagaatatcatgcgagactgtatcaaatgccttactaaagtctaggtataccacatccacctcttctcccttatccacaagactcattatcctatcaaagaaagctatcagattggtttgacatgatctgttctttacaaatccatgctggctattccctatcaccttaccaccttccaagtgttcgcagatgatttccttaattacttgctccattatcttccctggcacagaagttaaactaactggtctgtagtttcctgggttgttttttttccctttttatagatgggcactatatttgcccttttccagtcttctggaatctctctcatctcttctggaatctctctcattCTGCTAGTCCCATTTCTCACCCTTTTTCTATTTTGCCACTGGAAAAGGGAGGAAACCCCCAAATCAAACCATTTGGGGGTTGGAATTTTCActgcaaaatttaatttttttcatctgGTATATTGTCTTAAATGAAAAAATTTCCTGGGAGGGGGGAAACAATCTGCATTTTTTGACCCACGCTAGATGTCCTGTAGCTTGGGTTTATTTCCCGAGACTTTCATAGCAGCTTCCCAAGCTCACAGAATCATGGACTGTGGAATTATCTTTCCATCAGCTTCCCTGGAAGTTGGGTTAAGCCCTTATATCATCCCTGTCTATAGAGTCACTCCCAGATATCATGTCACTGTTGTCCTCTCCACTGCTGTTCTGTGGCTGTGCATTTCCCCTGAACATCATCATAGAGGTGAGGAGGATGGTTTTCTGGCATAAATGagaagcaggactcctgggttctaactgTACCTCCTCTACTCCCTTGTGACCTctattctctgtgcctcatttcccccatCTTTCAAACAAGGATCATAATAGTCACCTGTTTCCCAGGTGAAGATGAACTCGTTCATGTTTGGAGCATGTTTTGAGATTCTCACTTGGAAGGTGTCACTTTCTCCTGTTGTACTCACACGCTGTCGACATTGCAAGGCTAGCAAAGGGATGGTAGCATCTAAAAAGATACTTTAGTGATGCAAGCAAACCTATTTCCTGATTTTGGGGTTAGAGTGTAAAGTAAGGGCTAGGGTATGTTCATTTGCAGTATTATTATTTAGCCATTAGCTGTCCCTGTGTGCTGTACAGTTCCAGACAGGGCATTGCCCCTGGTAAATGAGAGAGACAAAACTGGAACTCAAGTTGCGTGCGTGGAAGCCTGTTTTTGTGCGTCTGTAGTTGGTAGCCCTCCTGGTTAAGCACTGTGATTCCATGAAACATGGCAGGGTCAAGGTTTAGTCCTCTCAGTGGGTGATGGATATTATATTGAACCCTATCTCTGTGTGAGAATGTGGCCAGAATTAGCATGTATAAACTAGAGTACATTGGTTCTATGCAGAAGAGAGGAAGGAAGAGCCCATAAGAACGCTGTCATGTGGGTGAGCTCTCGGATCTCTCTCTGTGCTTAGGTGATGACATTTGCTGTTGCTTCTGCAGACTCGCCCATCACAAAGGAGTGAACCTGACAGATGTCAAGGTGAATGATACGCAAGAGTTTGTTCAGATTGTGCCCAACCAGAAGAGCAGCATTGAAGACATGTGGCAGGTCAGGTGGGTGATGGAGCTGGGGAGAGCAGGACCGGCATTGCGGGGACTGAAAAGAAGGTCCCTTCACTGCTATATTGTCTGAGAAAAAGTCTCCATGTTTCTGGAGGTGACTGCCAGGGTCTGCAGGGCTGGCATTGACTCTGATCAGCAAATATGAAGGGAGAGAGAATATCTGAGCTGGCAACTAAGTGACACCAAATTGGAACACAAATAGCACAACGACTGCACGGGCAGGAGCCACAACTGCCGGAAGGGTCATGCCACTAAAATAGGACCTAAGCCAGCTTAATGCTTACATAGTGGGGATGTCTGCACTGCACTCAGCATGTGTGGGCATATCCGAGCTAGCTTCGATCTAGCTAGTGCGACTACCTATAGCAGCAAAGCTTTGGCGGCGCAGACTTCAGCACAGCCTAGCCACCAGAATAAAGATCCTGGGTCCCAGACAGTCTGTGTTTCCTGGCTAATGGTACCTGAGCTAGGCACTGGAGTATGTCTACGCatactgcaatcacacctccgaTTGCAGAGCACAGATACCCTCAGTGCCAACAGGGTACCTGCCTTCCCAACCTTCAGGCAGGCCCGCTAGCCCTCTTAGAACAACTCTGCTTTGATGCCGCAGCAACACAACCTGGATCGTTGCACACGTGAGCTTTCTGCCCTGCACCAGctcatgtttgcaaagtgctgggAAGGAGAAAAGCCTTCGGTGGGCGCGATGATTATTCCTATCAGAATCCACTTTCTGGGCATCCTGGGTGCATCTGGCCGGTCACCATTCCTTGGGGAGTTGCCATAGAACCCCGTGATGGGCCAACTCTGTGTTTCCTGGCTGCAGAGTTCTGGGAAAGCTTAATTTCAAACCCTGATTTTATTCTTGTGCAGGAGCAGCTGTGCTTCAGGGCGAATTGTGGCTTTGAAGTGCTCCGGTAAGTGCTTTACCCTGTCCTCATATTGCACTGGGGTCTCTTGCATTCCTTGTGCTCTTATAGACCCTCTGTTAATTAGCAAAAGCCCCAGGTCAGCTAGACACCAGGCACCCTGCACTCAGCATGACCCTGATGTTCGTTTGCAAAGCCTGTGTCATTCTTCACCcatccagcagcagggctggctttaggaagcgcggggcctgattcaaacagttttgacagggccCCAGTGGggaagactaaaaaaaaaaaaaaacccgtaAAAAAAcgtgtggggcttgtactcaccaggcagcggtccgagtcttcggcggtgggtcgttcactcactctgggtcttcgttGGCattgaaggacctgccaccgaagacccagagcactgccaggtgagtaaaaatttaaaaggagcctctagccagggaagggattctcagccaCTTGCCCCACCCAtcagcagctctgccactgggcacggggccctctttggcacggggcccaattcaggggaattggtggaattggcctaaagccggccctgtccagcagccccagtgttgaGCGGTCTGCAAGCAGCAGCATTACTCAGTCAGGCAGCTCCAGCCCTCTTGAGCGACCCTGCAGTAACAAGCCAGCACAAACCAGGAAGATTTAGCTTCCCAGCTGGCTGAGTGGCAAGAAAAAAAGGGTGGTTTTGAAGCCACTGGAGCAGCCCCTTTGTCCGTGTGATTTCATAGCTGGGGTCTGTTTGCAGCGGCAGCAGTGACATGACCGTCAGCTCCCAAATCCCTCCTGTCCATATGGCACAGCTACTGTGTAATTAACAGCATGTGCAATCAATGCCCCTGTCCCCCCGCAGTATCTAAAACCCTAATGGTCTCAGCAGCCCGTTTGTCAGGGAAGGCAGCTGTGGCCCAGAACTCTCCCCTTGAGGCCCAGGGCTATTGCCGGGCAAGCAGCAAGCCCAGAGAAGGTCCAGGTGGGAGTCCTGCATTCCTCGCTGTTCTCTCTTGCTCCCTCTCCACTCTGGTTtagtggtgctggctgggggaggagactTCGTTTAGGTCTCTGGATGGGCAGGCAGAGGTCCTGGAACTAGCTCGGAGCACGCAGAGGGGGTTAGAGTGGGTTTCTCTGTTATTTCACATGGGGAACAGCACAGGTGGcaaaagaaagggagaaagctGGGGCCACCCTGAATCCCTGATGTTCTGTGGGGGGTGAGCCAGGGACTTGGGCAGAGCAGAGGCTCACAGCCCTAAGGCAGGAGCACGTCTGGGGAATGACTCCTGTCAGCTGCTTCCCTCTGTGctgcctgctttccctttctttcctcccatttcctgcctctttgttctcctgcttgtctctcccaggcttggTGCTCAAAgaccttccctctctcccttcgGCCTCAAGGCAAAGCTCTGCTCAGCTCCTGGAGAGGGACAGGTTTCTCGGACACCCTTTGCTGCccatctctcccccactctcaggTGGTGTTTAGGGGCACCAGGTTCACTTTTCTCCCTCTTTGCAGAGTGTGGCCTGCGCTCCAGGGCAGCCCGGATCGTGGGCGGAAGCGACGCCCCATTGGGACGTTGGCCGTGGCAGGTCAGCCTGTACCTCAACTCCAGACACGTCTGCGGAGGCTCCGTGGTGGCGCACAACTGGATCGTCACGGCCGCTCACTGCGTGCACAAGTGAGTCTGGGAACGGCAGAGCCGGAGGCCTAGTGCCGAGCCCGGCTGTTCGcccagcaggggagggactggggaaTTGGCCGCCCCAGCAATATTGCAGCCCTAGAGGAACAGGTGGGCCATGTCTCTGCTCAGTTACAGGCGGCCTCAGGTCTCCAGCTGGCTGGTCTTTGCCGGGATTATCGCACACGTGTCAGTCCCACAGCAGGCCGGGGCGGCGGTGGAGAAAATCATCTACCACCCCCGCTATGATGACAGGACTCACGACTATGACATCGCACTGATGAAACTCACAACGCCCTTGAACTTCTCCAGTGAGACCCTTCTCTTCAGCCGTCTCCCccttggagggggcaggggatcccCGCAGAGCAGCCCCATAGCTTCCATTGGCAAGAGAGCCACCCACCAACCGTCCCATTCCCACGCCGGTGGCCTGTGTCGATCCCAGGGGCAGTGCCAGTAGGAGGGTCGGTCcagctgtggagggagggggcagcagagagAAAACACTCCCCAGGCAAGCCCCAGGGCCTCTGCTGATGGCACATGGGACAGAACGCTCGCAAGACCTTGTCTCCCATGGATGCAGTGAAGTAAGTGGGCAGATTTTGTGAAGAGCTGAGATCTGGCTGTAAAGGTCACAGCTCTTTGGAGAATCCGGCCCCTGGagccagagggagcagatgtgcaaggGTGTTTCGCTTGCACTTCTCAGGTCTAGATCACCCCTGTTCGCTCCAGGccggctgctcctgggagccgcTCTGGATTTGTTTGTGCCGTGTGCTGGGAGGGGCGCCCCAAGCTGGCGGTGCTCTAACATGTGGCTCTCTCCCCAGATGCTGTCCGTGCAGTGTGTTTACCGCAGTACCATCAGGATTTCCCCCACGGCACCCACTGCTGGATCTCCGGCTGGGGCTACACCACACCAGAACATGGtaagcagctccaggaggcaCGGGGAGCTCTCTCGTAGCtcccttttaaaacaaagacaAGCAAAGGCTGCATCTCACTGAGGGGATGAGTTTGAGTCTAGAGGAGAGTGTTGAATTCTGATCTGCAAACCTACTGCAGTCCTCAGTCCCAACCCGCGGCTATTGCAGCCTGGGGCTCCTTGCacacccacagctctgctgatacCCCCAATCCCCACTGCTATTCCAATGACCACTTCCTCAGTCCCTGGAGACAGAGGGTCTCTGTAATGCTCCATGTCCCGCTGTGCCTTGAGTGCAAACCCCAGCATCTAGCCACCAGGGCTGCAGGTTAAACTGTCTCTTGTTTGTTTTCCTCACATCCAGTTCCTGTTGCTGAGATGCTGAAGGAAGCTGTTGTTCCCTTAATCAGCACCAAGAAATGCAACAGCTCCTGCGTGTACTCTGGTGAGCTCACCCCCAGGATGCTGTGTGCCGGCTACCTGGACGGGAAAGTAGATGCCTGCCAGGTGAGAGCAGGGAGAAAACAACCCCTGTTGTTAATAGGCCGAGAGGGATGGACTCCTTCCCCTCGCTGAGGAGCAGTGTGATGCTGCTTACCGTGGGCTGGATCCCACACGGTGTCTATCACGTACATGAAAATGGGGAAGAGGGTAGGAAATGTGGCTCCCATCTAAATGAAGAGGGGTCCCCCTCTAGCCCTTTACTGGAGAGGGCATGGCAGGAGCATGCTCAGGCCCCGTGCAGCACAAGGAGGGCATGGCAAGGTGGGGGCGTGTGAAGGCTGAGGTGGGAGGGTcttaggggcagagcaggggcacgTTGCGGGTGTGCTGGTGCCCTGTGCAGAACTAGTGAGAGGCTGTGGGTGTCAGGGTGGGggcacttcatcggatgcatagaatggagcatatagtgaggagatatatatacatacagagaacaggaaatggtgggagttgccctatcaactctaagaggctaattaattaagatgagctattatcagcaggagaaaaaaagtggggcaactcccaccttttcatgctctctgcatGTGTATAtgtctcctcactatatgttccattctatgcatccgatgaagtgggctgtagcccacaaaggcttatgctcaaatacatttgttagtctctaaggtgccacaagttttttttacagcatttggcccagattcacaaagataTTTTGCTGCTTAACTCCCATTTATTCAAATGCCTTTGAAGATCTGGCGTTGTGTCGCTGGGGTGCATGGATTGAAAATGGccagtaaagtgctttgaggtcctcTGACTGAGGGAGAGGAAAATCATGAGCACTAAAGCGATGTAACAGAGCTGAGGTTTAGTAATCTGCATGCCAAGGGGACGTACCGGCAgcaggcagctcagctctgccccttcctgcATTTCAGCCTCTCGCAACACTGACAGGAcccacagggcaggagcagccctATGGTGCATAACCCCACCTGCTAATTTCACGGAAGCCCTGCCCCACCGTGACACTCGCTCTGTCTTGCAGGGAGACAGTGGGGGGCCGCTGGTTTGCCAAGATGAACTCACCTGGCGCTTAGTGGGTATCGTGAGCTGGGGTACAGGGTGTGCTGAACCCAACTACCCTGGGGTTTACACCAAGGTGGCCGAATTCCTGGACTGGATTTATCAGATCATCGAGGTAATGGGAGCAAATGGACAAAGGACCTCCAAGGAGAGGCTAGAGGAGAGCAGGGTGTTGGCTTATCATCTCTGTCATCCTGGCTACCACCAACCTGCCCCTTTGGTCATCGCTGCCCAATGGGtacattccttcctgatccctggGACAATCTTTATAGGGGATGGGAACGGAGGTGGGTTTAAAATACTCCTGCCATTCTAGATCTAGTGCAGCTCCTGGGAGAAAGTCACCAGCTCTGTCCTCTGCAGCAAGACCCTTCCAGAGGCAGGAAATCAGAAACGCAAGTCGGCTCCCTCTGCTTTGGACAGCGGAGAGCTGAGAGGCACAGAGGCAGGGCAATCAGCAGCACAACATGCACCTAAATACAGAGGGATGGAAAAATACTCCCAAAGGCCTAGATGGCCCTGCTCCCTGTGGGAAAGGTAGGTAAGACAGCTGGGATCTTGCAGCACAAACACCTGCAGTGCATCCATACACCATAGCCTGAGCATACCGGTGCGCCTCCAACCAGCCTGGGGTCTTCAGACCtcagcctgcctccctcccccagaaaaacaaaagcacaggAAGGAGAGGAACATGGAACAGAAGCTACAGGGGCCATTAGATTTAAGACGAGACTCTGAGCTTAAAAAAATAGTCTAAAATCCCCACTAAGTTTCCTTACATCAGTTGTAACTGACAGCAGGGCCCTGTGAAAGTTATTCTCTCACTCACCAGCTCATTATTGGAAGTGTCTTTACTgtatgggagcagagggaggtcAAGTCAGTTTCTTTTTCCCATGGTCTGTTTCTAGTCAATATCAGGACTGCAGCAACACCCTGAAGTGTTTGACTGCAAAACAAGGCAGGgggaggtttttattttttaaaagaaaattgccaTGAAAACAGCTCATTTCACTGGtttgaatgaaaatatttctattgatCTCAGGTTACACAGAGCTTCAGAGATGACCATCGACCTCCATTTACATGCTTTACCCtaacccccactcccccccaaacGTAACAGGATTTTATTCTTGCTTCCAAATTAGCAACAGTATTCACCCTTGTGATTTGAGACTCTCCCATCCCAGAGCATGGAACTGATACAGCGTTTTGTCTCTTCTTTAAACAGAGCCACTAGAAGCAAAGCAAGGGACAGGTTTAAGGAGCAGAGCCATCCCCAGGGTGACATGCCAAGCAAAGAAGAGTCCAGGACAAACGTATCCCCACTCTGAAGCTCTGTCCCAGTTAATATGtagttacagtggatcagcatgAACTGGAAAGACGGAGGGAGCCATCCAACCTGCCTGTTGCCAAGGCCTGTAAGGAGGCATCTCCAGCATCCCAGCTGTGTTCTCTGGTGTAGCGTGAGGGGCAGCGTCTCTGCTTTTGCCTGTTGCAGCTGATCCATATTAAACAACTAGTGTTTGGGCAAAGCCTAACCTAGTTCTGCTGTAGTGCAATGGTTTGGCCCTATTCTTGGGCTGTGCGTAAGGGGCGTTCAAATATCCCCTCGGCTTGTGTTAAGAGGAACTTTGGATGGATGTCAAATGGAATCTTGCTGCATGTCCCCTGAGGTAGTTATGGGGGGTTTCATCTCTCTTGCTGgtggaagttgttccactttaattaaatgctGTTTAGGCTAAGGGATGGCTCATAGCCCAGTGGGTTGTCTCTGGGCTTAGCCTGTGGGAGATAGGGGTTCAGGTCTGCCCGGGTGCCTCTGCTGTCCGCCTTCAGGAAAAGCCATGGGCTTGCTCTCCTCTTGCCTGTTGAAGCTCTTCCACTTTAGTTAAATGTGCTCTGGGCCAGCCTCTCAGCAACTCTCACTCtccagtccagtggttaggatactcGCCCGGGTTGTAGGAGATCCTAGTTCAAATCCCCCAGCTGTCTGTTCAGCAGGGATTTGCACAGGGATTTCCTGCCTCCTAGGCGACCGTCCTTTGCGGTGGGCCATCCTTGTCTGAACCCCCTCTCTTGCTCAAGAGGCCATTGTCTTCTTGGGACGGAGAGGGGATTTGGACAGGGATCGCTCACCAGTGACTCTCCCCAGGAGGTGGCAGCCCCCAGTTCACACCCCTCAAAAGAGCAGGGGAGTGCCCTGGGGTCTGCCACAACCTGGGTGTGTATCCTGATCATGGTggacaagagagagagagggggtttTACTGCTCAGCAGCAAAGCCCCTTTAATTAAAAGAGCAAGAGGCCCTGTGACAGGCCTCTTGCTCAGCTAGGAGGGGTCTCCCTCACCCACCTAGAGGCCCTCCTGTCccacagagcagggagttgaaccagGGTCACCCACAATCCAAGCAAgtaccctaacccctgcaccacAGAGGGACTTGAGAGTGTCCCTTGCTCCGGTTAATATATAGTTA
The Gopherus flavomarginatus isolate rGopFla2 chromosome 13, rGopFla2.mat.asm, whole genome shotgun sequence genome window above contains:
- the LOC127033717 gene encoding transmembrane protease serine 5-like isoform X1, giving the protein MVLVSFRINTGNFLLEVQVEGRPGWLLACHERWNLSLGTLICRQLGYLQLAHHKGVNLTDVKVNDTQEFVQIVPNQKSSIEDMWQVRSSCASGRIVALKCSECGLRSRAARIVGGSDAPLGRWPWQVSLYLNSRHVCGGSVVAHNWIVTAAHCVHNYRRPQVSSWLVFAGIIAHVSVPQQAGAAVEKIIYHPRYDDRTHDYDIALMKLTTPLNFSNAVRAVCLPQYHQDFPHGTHCWISGWGYTTPEHVPVAEMLKEAVVPLISTKKCNSSCVYSGELTPRMLCAGYLDGKVDACQGDSGGPLVCQDELTWRLVGIVSWGTGCAEPNYPGVYTKVAEFLDWIYQIIESH
- the LOC127033717 gene encoding transmembrane protease serine 5-like isoform X3, with amino-acid sequence MVLVSFRINTGNFLLEVQVEGRPGWLLACHERWNLSLGTLICRQLGYLQLAHHKGVNLTDVKVNDTQEFVQIVPNQKSSIEDMWQVRSSCASGRIVALKCSECGLRSRAARIVGGSDAPLGRWPWQVSLYLNSRHVCGGSVVAHNWIVTAAHCVHNYRRPQVSSWLVFAGIIAHVSVPQQAGAAVEKIIYHPRYDDRTHDYDIALMKLTTPLNFSNAVRAVCLPQYHQDFPHGTHCWISGWGYTTPEHVPVAEMLKEAVVPLISTKKCNSSCVYSGELTPRMLCAGYLDGKVDACQSH
- the LOC127033717 gene encoding transmembrane protease serine 5-like isoform X2 translates to MSPSSPWLPGEVEGRPGWLLACHERWNLSLGTLICRQLGYLQLAHHKGVNLTDVKVNDTQEFVQIVPNQKSSIEDMWQVRSSCASGRIVALKCSECGLRSRAARIVGGSDAPLGRWPWQVSLYLNSRHVCGGSVVAHNWIVTAAHCVHNYRRPQVSSWLVFAGIIAHVSVPQQAGAAVEKIIYHPRYDDRTHDYDIALMKLTTPLNFSNAVRAVCLPQYHQDFPHGTHCWISGWGYTTPEHVPVAEMLKEAVVPLISTKKCNSSCVYSGELTPRMLCAGYLDGKVDACQGDSGGPLVCQDELTWRLVGIVSWGTGCAEPNYPGVYTKVAEFLDWIYQIIESH